The segment AGGTTTGAAATCCATCCTACCAGGCTGTGAATAATTCTCTaagttggttttctttgttCCAGGTATCAATCCCAGTACTCACACAGCCCATCAAACTGCAATCAAAGCAAATTGGGATAGCCCAGAGAATGGGACATAATTTAATGacctttaattatttttcagccCACCATAGCTGACTACCCCAACCTACATGAGAATGATGAACTGAAcacatttatgtattttcaaCAAAGAACAACGTCTCACATTTACCTTGAGAAAGTTCTTCAGGAGAATCAGGATTTCTGTTgagaggaaaaagtaaaatctaTTAAGTTTCAGCTGAGGAAGTTAAATGGAAAGAAGACTTTCCCATTTTACCCATTTCTCTTTTAAGGGCTTGGTTCTGTGTTCTGGTCTGCAAATGTTGAGCTTTGatagaggaagggaaaagatcAGAAGGATACAAAAAGCAAACGAGGTCACAGTTAATCCAATAAATGTTGGGAGATCAGAAGAATTGCAGACATATCAGTTATTGTTCTTGTCTGGAATTACAAGGTTAGTTAAGAGTCTCTTAAGTGCACAGCACTGATCCATGGTAAATCCTGTgagtccctgctcctgctgaggtAAGAGctcagaaaagagaattttactAAAATTCAGGACAGGCAAATGCAAAGAAATGCACCTTACCCATCTGGGTTAGGATTCCAAAGTGATGCCTCTATAATTACAGGCAATTAATATTCCTAAATGGCTTTGGAACACTGCACACATAATAACTCAAATCTAACTGCCTGCATAGAAAAGCCCCCATTTCTTAGGAACTAGCACAAATTTGGGAtgatttcctttcctctcccacaGTCTCTGCATTTCTGATACCTTCCACCCTCCACTGGGTCAGTTTTTCCTTGCTTATTCATCCCCACATCTCCAGTTTCCTCCACTGAAGAGTTTGAAGATTCTTCCAAGTCCTTGCTCTGAGActgaataaaaaacaaaaaataaaaattaaaataaaaactaaaattttaaagataaacaaaaaaaaaattaagagtgCTGAAAAGCTGCCAGACTTTATGAATCCCATACAGTGCAGGTCCCTGAATGCTACAGAAAAAAGTACAGGGAATTTTTGGAACAATCAGTTTTCCACATTTGTATGGGAAACAAACAATGCTCCAGTATTCTTCCTTATTGGAAGTTATTTAACTGCTGCTACTTTAAACATTTAAGAGATCAAAACTTGAACAAATCAGTTCATTGTTGGGACTCATCAAGTCCTTTATCAGCACTCACATCATCAAGGAACTCAATTTTCAAAGAGGACTCTGCATCTTCAGGAACAGTGTTGGATTCCTCAGCTCTATAAATAGATGCCCAGTATTTCTTCACCTCTTCATCtgggaaatagaaataatttcatgcATTTCAGTTTCTCCTGTTCAAAACACActcaaaaatacaacatttttattcattatgGAAAACCTacaaatttctccttttattaTTGCTGCTTTTAGCAAACTGGTGAAGAGTAGAAATGCTCAGCAACCATAGAAAAATCTcaaggaaaaagtattttagattGAATAAACCAATCTGTTACACCTGTTAACTCCTCGAtgtcatcatcaccatcatcatctccttgtcctcctccttcagccccagcctgtTGAACACTCAGGGCTTGCACAGGCCTTGAATCTTTCAGGCAACTCGCAAAAAATTGATCGACTGGAGttctgaaacaggaaaaaaaaaatcaatcttaAAAAGTcatctttttaaatatatcacaaaaaaaaaaaaataaaaacaaaagggaaaaaccctacCAGCCAATTTACTGCAGCAGCATTAACTAACTCCTCCTAATTTCATTGAGGGGACTTTGCTTCTCAGGAACTCATAAAACAACTCTGGAATGTCCAGAAAATAATcctgaaaattccttttctctaTAAAACTCCTGTAGCAAATGCCCCAAAATCAAGTAATCAAATATCATTACCATTCTTCAAATTCTACAATAAACTGAGAGCAAAGAGAATCCCTCTAAATACTTCCTCTGCAGGAATTCTGAACTATCAAGTGATCAAGTCTGCTTCtaatcattattttattaaaataaagccCCCTGTACACACTCCCCTTGACTCTTGGTAGTATATCTAATATTTTGGAAGTTTCATCTGGATTTTTGTTAATTAGCAATTTCTGAGTTCTTTCATTAGGAGCAGCAGATTCAACAATAccttctgtatttcttcagcAGGAGTTTCTCCATGTAGCTCAGACCATCCTCCTGGAATTCCACATGGATGGGCTCCTTCAGAGCACTCACATTGGTCTGTACCTCACAgttccccacagctgctggcagaattaataaaaaaataatacagcaGTTTAGGTTTTAAATGTTCTCTTTACCTGCATTATTTTTGAATGAACATCACATTTGGGTCTGTGCTTAGTTCAGTCTTTGCATAATTCCAAAATGTAAGTGGCCAGCAATATTATATTTACAGAGCACAGGCAGTAGTGGTGGCAGCCATAAAAACTCATTTATTACAGATTACACACTGGAACCATAGAAAGAGTAGGGGGGGGATGGAAATTCATGACTCCACAGATCAAAATcccacagaaaagaagaaaaaggaaaaaaatcagtttaatattattttgtaCAAAAAGCCACAGAGAAAAACCACCATCCATGGACTAGAGGAACAAGACACAGATTGGATTTGCACAAATCCAATCAGACCAGAGgaattttccatatttttccatGCACACTTCAGCTGATTGCAGCTTTTCATTGGCACAAAGAAATATTAAGAGCTTGTGGAAGGCAAGCAGAAAATGTACTTGGATGGAACACACAAAATCCTGAGCCCTGCACATTCCTTGCCTCAGTTTAAACGTGGTTTTATGTTTGAGCACTGCAGTTGATGCTGAAGTGCCCCGTGAGACACAGAGCCATGGCAGGGTTCAGGGACATGGGCTGGACATCCTGGCCACTGCCAGAGAGCATTTCAAAAACTCAGCTAAACACTCTGAGTATCATTAAAAAACCCTCCAGAGATGATTGTTGTTAATAAAGGCACACTGAGAAAGAATGAAATGGGTTTTCTTAGCTTCATAATATCTGCCTTCATTAATCTAAAATCTAACTCCCCCAAATGGCTCctattgtatttaaaatgtcacaaaTCAGAACAAACCATACCTGATGGGACCTCACTGGCACACAGACCTCCTCCAGGCTCACTTTCACCTCTTCTCCACTGAAGCAAAGCTTCCTGGAAAGACTTTGCAGATGCCTTCTCATCAAAGGCACCACTCAGCAGCAATCCTTTGTCCTGCTTTCCAGGGCTTGCACTGCTTGATGCTGAGGCTGGTTCCTAAATCAGTTCCACAACATTACTGATAAAGCatttctgaggagcagcagcatttttagTGTCAGCTGTGGAACTGCAGCACTCACTTTTCTGGGCTCAGCTGAGCTACCTGGTAATCAAGATCACTCTCATTTTATGTGATCTTGCTCACAATTAACTGCAAAGATCTATCAAGAGCTAAATAAGAAAGACAAAAGTTTTTATTACCAAACACACCAAACCCCTACTTTTAAAGGTTTCTGGTATCAGAGCAGTGGCCATGGACACCCACATCCCATGTTTTGGATATAAAGCCATGGACACCACATCCTATGTACAAGGGAATTAAATGAGGCATTTAATGCAGCATGTCTCATTCAAAGGAATTTATGAGCTATGTGCTTTACTAATGAAGAGCTGCTTATTGAAGCTTCCCAGTGGACAGGGGCACATCTGGAGAGGtcagcaagagaaaaatggtCATTTAAGGGGTAACTGGGATAGTCATTAATACAGCAGTCCAGGAAAGTCTAAACTGTAATTGATGAGATTGATTGAGAACAGctacaaaaggagaaaaacagtcCTACACTGCGACTTTCAACCCAGTGGTTTTTCAACCtttattagaaaaaagaaaattactgtggAAGGTTTTCATTACCAACTCTTGGATGATTATCaagcaaaaccaccaaaataatttatgtatttatgggaaaaaatcctttgtcTACATATTCTCCACATGAGTGACCTGTTCTTaccacagcaaagcacaaagGTACCGGCAGAAAGATGAGTCAAACATCAGCAGCCCCTACACACTCAGGATGTTTTCCCAACTCCTTCTTTCCACCTGTCCGATGCTTTAACTCATCCAGGGGCTGGCTGTACATCCAATGGCATTTGTGACTCGCAAAAGCAATAAACGCTGGCTGTTAAAGGTGTCAGTGTCTGCATGCCCAGGGCATTCCCCGATCCTCTCACCGCAGTGCGGGGTGAGCACGGCACAAAGTTCACTGTGCGAGCAGGGGATCAGCAGGGAACAACTCGAACGACTCGCAGTTCACTTGCCCCCAGCAGCACGGATTTCCAGCCCCATTTTTGCTCCGGCTGGATCCCGGCCAGCGCGGGATCCCCCGGGATGCCGAGAAGAGATTCGCCCCCCCCCCGGGATGCGGGATCCCCCGGGGTGCAGGAGATGCCCCATCCCCCGGGATGCGGGAGCGCTCCGGGATGCCGGAGGTGCCCCATCCCCCGGGGCGCGGGAGCGCTCCGGGATGCCGGAGGTGCCCCATCCCCCGGGACGCGGGAGCGCTCCGGGATGCCGGAGGTGCCCCATCCCCCGGGGCGCGGGAGCGCTCCGGGAGGCGCGGCGGCCGCAGCGTCCCGCGGGGGCGCAGCGCCCTCGGGCGGCCATGCCCGGCACTGCAGCCGCCCCCGCGCTCCGGGCCCGGCCGGGATCGCTCCCTAAAAACcgcaggaaaaaacaaaacgCGCACGATCTGCGCTGCTGGCAGTGTGCGAAGGTCTTTGTTCCGTGAGCGGTAATAAAACTCGGAGCACGGAAGCAAAGTCCCCGCGGTTTTGTTGGCGGATTCTTTTAAATTCCAAATCCGCACGtatttttccccaaaggaaAAGCATTACAAAGACACACAGAAAATATCAGTTCCTTTTGAGGGTTAGCAGCTCCAACTGGattaataaaaatggaaaaaaaaaaaatcacatggtGTATTACAGGGTGTGGAGGGGATCTCTCTAAGAGAGATTCTActtttttagaataaaaatgttattttcttagTCAACAGTGCAAATTCacataaattactttaaaatcgAGATGAGGCTACACCACACTTTGGAGGCTGGGTTTcctatttattatttgtttccTATTTCCTACTTGCTAAAAGGCAAAAATACCCTTATTAAATAGAAATCACCTCATACCTGATAATTGAAATTTCCACTCTAACACAGCCAACAAGGGGCCAGCTTGGAAATCACTCAGAATTCAACACATGCCCTGGGCTTTATGTAAGGATTTAAAATTACACAACATTCATGGACCACTTAATTTTGGCCCCTTGGCCTGCAACCACACACCCTACTTTAATCACAGAGAAGTGTTCTTTAGTTAAGGAGGAGATCAGCCTCCTTCAGCCATGACCACATGCTGGGCCAGTTAATAAAAACTCagtttaaataaattctttaacTGTTACCAGTTAAAGAAGTGGTCACTGTTCTGACAACAGTACCACTTAATCTGTTTCCTTGTATTCAGGGAGATCAGTGtgtaaaatttctttttactttatGAGCACTAAGTAATtatcagagagagaaagaaaaatgtgtttctacAAACTGACACAAAAAATTCTGCACACATTAAACTTTTAAGAGGAATTTTCAAACCCTTTACTTACCAGCAGCCCACCCTTAATTTCAGGTGGTCTATAGGCCACTCCCCTCACTCCCAACTTTTCATGagcttcatttcctcttttagGCTTAACTGGTTTTTTCACTGgctctgaaacaaaacaatcaaaaatCCTGAACTAACCCAGTGTTCCACTCTCTGATTTCTTCAGTGTTTAATTGCAGCAACTCCTACAAAGCAATAATCTCTCAGAAGTTTAGGTTTTATTTGGTTAAGAAAGATGTCTTTACCTTGAATCTCTTTGAGTACTTGTATCTTCACTTTTTGTGGAGAAACCTAGAGGAAAGAATATTTCCATATATCTGTGTAAGGTTCCAATGCTAATGAAAAAACAGTAAGTTTTACAGCATGAAAATGAGTTTAGGGAAATAGGGCATggatttaaagagaaaattccCTGGATTGCTCATGACCACCATGAAGCCCAGGACCAGTTCTCCTCCCCAGACATGAAACATTGTCCACGTGGCCCTTCCATGATCTAACATCCCAGTAATTCATGATTTTCATCACTTTTGCTCCTCAGTTTTTCCCTGCAGCCTCATTGCCCCTCACTCaccctttattttaattttgctggttttaaaatTCTGCCCCATTCATCTCCTCAGCCACCCCAGCTGAAACCTGAAGTCCTTGAAGCAGCAACAGCTCCAAGTTCCTTGTCTCagagaagggggaagggaaagaggtgGGGAAAGAAAACCTTTTCATTCTGATCCTCTCCTCTCACAGACAAGGAGGCAATTTTATTGAGTTCTCATTTTCTGCCAGTTTAAAAATCATTGCCACAGACTGTTCCCAAAGATAAGTACCCCATTTGTacatactgaaaagaaaacagatttttcaaagaTTTAGCAGGAAAGTTCTACATCCCTTCTTTTAGGTCTGAGCAAGGATGTGATAGAACAAGAGTCAATATAAGTGAGTTAAAGGAAAGACTTTAACTGGGGTGTATTTGATCTGGGAAGGCAGAGAATTTGCACTCAAGGCTTCACCCAAAGCCTTTCAGTGTTTCAGATCCATCCTGGGCACCAGCCAGCCAAAGGACAGGCTCCTGATGAGCTCCACCACTGCCAGTGCCACTCTCACAGGATTAAatctggaggagcagggataaTTTGCTGTTTATCACAACTAAAACCCCAACAGATCACCCAACAAAACTTGATGTTCCTCCAGCTCAAAGGGAATCAGAAGCTTGGCATGGAAAAATAATCAGTCAGGAATTTTACTCAGATGGGGCTCAACATTTTTGTTCTACAGAATTTGaaattttcctgctctgcaggatgaATCCAGTTCTAAATCTTGTTTTACTTTAAGCAGCTTTACTTGCAAAGATGGTTTCCTACCTTCTTCCTGTTCTCATCATTTTGTGCCACAGCTCGGGTTTGGGGGGTCCTTGGTCCTGCCTGCCCAGACTTCCAGTGATAAGCACCTAACTTCCTACAAACCAAGGCaagaaaatactcaaaattCAGTCTTCTGCAAGCAAGGGAAGCataaaatttttcctttagCTTGTTAAATATGAACAAAAcctcacaaaaataaaattcttcccTATAGGACAATCAATTCCCCAAAGCACAAATACTCCCTTCCATTGAAACCTGCTTCAAGTCTACTTTAAAAACAGCAAATACAACAAATGTGTGAGAATGtacttatttttaaaccattaaATTGGTCCAAGTtcttacactttaaaaaataaatcttatcaATTCTCAAAAGGTTGGtttcagaagaataaaaacaaaagtacaTTTTGTGTGAGCCTTCATTGTCCCAGTTTACTGCAGGACTTCATCCAGCACTGCTAAAAATGCAGGAACTCTCAgatcctttccagcccaaaccactccatgacTGCAGCAGTGCAAATGCCAAAGCCTCCTGTCctgagagctcagcactgcaaCCCTatcaggggctgcaggtccAAGGCCTTGAGAACAAAACAACACCACCAAGGAGACAGAAGTGCCACACAGCACCTGGCAAacactgccccagcagctcagggcaatgctcacagagctgccaacagctcagcagcaccaagggATCCAAATCCAAGGCATTTGCACTCCCAGGGACAAAGAGCAGGCAGAAACTCTAGGAAAAGGAAGCAGGTGTTGCAGGAATTCAGACTCAGATTTAAACCTCACCCCAGCATTTGCCTCATTGCCCTGTGCCTGGTTCCAAGCCCTGTTTGCCATCACGCAGGAGAGGCCACACAAATGGAAAAAGGGATCAAAAATAACAACAGCATCCTCAGCAGAAACGTCAGAAATAAACAAGGGTACAGGAGAAACTACTCTGTCTCCTGCTTGAAAACTAAGGGGACAAATCCAGACAGGGCaaaaagggagaagagggaatACATGAGGAAAACAGATCAAATATCATTTGGGAGTTTCAAATTCAAGTCATAAGGAAGCAAGTTTAACACTGGGAAGAAAGATTGGAGAGAGATCCTCTTCAAGAGATCCCATGTGGGGAGTTGGAGGTATGGAGGGAGCATCTCACTGGATTCCTTTTTTCCAGAGAGAAACTGAACCTacctcctctcttctttttctctgctcatGTTTGACTGCAGCTGCAATAATCTTCTCTCcatctctttgttttctgtttctaacTGAGCTTTCTCCAACTGCAATTCCTTGACAGTTCTGGAGGAAATAGTGAAATATTTGTTAGAAGTTACCTGGAACTGAGTAAGGTACCTGAAGAagtttaaagcagaaaaacataAGCTGGAAAATTTGTCATTATAGTCATGTCCCTCCTTTatctcccagcagggctgaaaaCAGCTCTGGAAAATTTAGGACAGGTCAAGTGCAAATTCCAGCAAAAAAACTGATACAACTGTGTCTGTACTGAGAAAGGTTTGGGGTacaattatattaaaataaacaatccACTGATTTCTTTAGTATGCTTGTATTATCCAGTGGATACACAGGGTTGGTTATAAAACCTATAATTTAATCAGAAAGTAGATTAAAGCCTGAGAAAAGAAAGGCTTGTGGATAAAAGCATAGAGAAAATGTTAGAAAAGAAACACATCATGATTGTTCTTGTTCTTGCATTCCCTTAGTTAATGTTGCCttaaaacttattaaaaattatgaaaacacaTCTCAATCCCAATCAGATTGAATCTCttactttgtttttaatctcGCTGAGGTTCCAGCTTTTGAGCCTGGGAGAATTACAAAATCATTGACATTCATGATGCCCAGTATACTTCTCCTAAAAAAGAGAATTGCAATGATTTGGAGTTAGGAACCTGTTGAAATGGGAATTTGATTGaaattaaaacagtaaaaaactCATTACACATCCAAAAACATTCATATATAGAGGGAAATGGAGCACAAAACTTGTTTATATGAAGTGCCAATAAAATCCTAGAgcaactgaaaattaaatttaactgggggaaaaaaacccttttttattacatttatgATACCagggaaaagatttccttggcTGTTTCATTTGGGCAATTCCCTAAAGTTCATGTGCAAGCAGATTAATATTAACTAAAACTAACTTAAACCCATGGAAAGAACCAAGGAGTAGAAAATTGTACCAATGACTCTGAAGTGAAACCATCTCACCTGATTTGGGAAGATAAATTCCTTCTGTCACAGACAAATTGATACAGAGGAACACAATAACTCACAGAGCAGAGCTAATCCCTCCTCTCAAGACTTCAGTGGTATGTTgaatacaggatttttttttttttaacccaggttgtaaaataaaatacttttccaaAAAGCAAATTGATACAGGAGGGGGTTTAAGTTAAAGGTGAACATCCAGAGCCTTGCTGGGCTGGAATGTTTGTGGGATAACTGCAGCTCAGTGCAAAACAGggcattccctgctgctgctggaaataatGGGAAAAGAGTGGAATAATGGctaatggaaaaagaaacaaaagttgACAGTGCAGAGACTTACAGCTGCCAGGGTGCTTGGAAACTCTCCTGCAGCTCGTGGATCTCAGCTTCCCGGGGAGAGCAGGACctaggaaaaatggaaataccCCAAATGGAAAACTGCCAGTTCACAGGTAAACCTGAAATTGAGGATTAATATAGATAAAATGTGCCCAAAAATCTCCACCCATGGGGCTAAACACCTCCATGGCACGTGGAAGTTAAAACACCGGTGCCACGGAACCTAAAATGCAACATTTCACTGCTGGCAAACAGATTTGTGCACAAAACATATTTCTGATTGTGTCAGAAAACTCAAGCACTCAATTCTAACATCACTTCAAAACAGTTATTCCTTTATCATTTCCCAAGGTAAAAGAAGATGGTATTAATTTTGAACAGAAGAAAGTTTTTTCTTGGCTCATGTGAGCTGGCAggaccagcacagctggacaggagGAGGTCACACACTGGATTGGAGGGGTCCAAAGGATATTTAATAGTAAAAACAGAGGCAAATGACACAGGTCAGCTGAGCAAGCTCAAGGAGGGAAAgtagttaataaaaaaaataccatttatgCAAGTTAACTTTAACATATTCCactgaaagcaaatatttaaaggGATAACTTAAAAATGGGGTAATACCAGAGATAAATATCAGAGATGCTGTGTGGGAATATCAGAGATAAAAAGCCCTACAAATTTTCAGGAACACTGGGTGGAGAAAAAACTGCATCAAATTGTAGATAACAGGGGATAGACAGTAATCAACCTCCTGAATTATTCTGAGAAAATACAGGAATTATTGAACAGATAAAGCATATAAATAACTTTAAAACTAAGACTGGAAGAGTCAAAGTTAACAAACCCCATAGGGAAATGCACATCCTGAAATATCCCTGAGCTGGGCCCTCAGGGCTGCCAGGGAAGTGCAGCAAAGGCAATCCCAAACTCCTCAGAAACAGACTTGGAATTGAATTACACAGAGGAGTTCCctctttctgtctgttttttctttaatgaatcCCTCTTCTCTCTGCTAGGCAACACAATTTGCCAGTGAGGCAAACACTAAAGCACCTCATCAACATAAATAAATCAAGCACTAATTAGCCACATCctttctgcctgctcctctgccacaCTGGTACTCAAATTTCATCATTCCAGCAGGTTCCTCTGTGCTGATAATGGATGTACAGTTAAAAGTAACAAACCAAAACCTGCTGTTTGGGCTAAACAAAGCTTGAGTCAACTTTAAAGATTACAGGGCTAAATAAACCCAAATTCCACACAGCCTGTATCCCAGCTTAGCTCAAGCCTCTTCCCAATCAATTTAAAGACAGTTTTATAACTTACAGACAGCTGAAGAGGGCTGTAGTTTATTTCACACTACAAGAGTTTAACCAGGGCAAATCCCAACAGCTTGCTCACATCAATAAACCCATCAAATCCAAAGGGATGCCACTGCCTATGCAATAGCTCCCATCCCATTATCAACTCCATGAATGTGGATTTCATGCTACACTAAGTTCCATCCACTTATCAAGACTCAAAcgaaattatttcctttcaagAATTATTCCAAGTGCAATAAAGTTTGTCTATCACCACTCCTCACCCATTTGCTGTTAATTACAAGGAATGAGACTTCTGGTCCTTCCAAACATTTAATAGTATGTTAACTACtttaaagaaagaggaaaggaataacattaaaaatatattaaaaaaaaaatacacatagACTTTGATGCAGGTATGCTGAAATAATTCCAGCCTTTCAGAATAAATTCATATTCTCCATGCCCCAACATCTGTGACACCAACCATTTCAAACTCcactttctatttttaaacCCATTATCCATTTCCACGTGTAACACTCTACAACACACAAAGTCAGATCAGGAAAACAACATGAAACTTACTAAAAGCTGCTTTCCCTAAGTCCTTTTACCATATTTTGCAATTTCACCACCTTTGGGAAGATACATTCTCTTGGTAACTCAAACTCAACACTTCTTTCTATGGTTTGCGTATCTTCACTGCTGTGGTGGTTTGAAACAGCTTGGTTTTgagttagggaaaaaaaagttacagcagttaaggggaaaaaacataGTTAACCACTACAACTGTTTAACTGAGAACTGTAATTTCAGGTGTATTGTAAGTAACTTCAAACACAAAGGCCATGAGCAGGAGGATATAAGCCTTTCCACACAGCCtaccaaaaaagaaataaagaaaaacaaccacCAAACatacaaacaattaaaaaaacctcaagaaactaaaaccattaaaaaaattaaaaaaaaacaggaaaaaaacagcttaCATTACAAAGCACATTTCTCAAAAGAGAAACCTTCTTACCCACACTACAGAGATACAGTCACTGCCCGGCGAGCTACAGCAGCTCTACgccaagcagagcaggggaaaaaagcaggtAGGGTAATAAATAACAGATGGGGTGATAAATAACAGATGAGGTGATAAATAACAAGGTGATAAACAACAGGTGGGGCGATAAACAACAGGTGGgtgatggcagcagagccagaacTTGCCTTCAGAGCTCCGCTCAAGGCCCGGTGTAGGATGGGTTTGCGGGTTGCTCTCGGTCCCGACCGTCGCTCTGGGGAAACAGCAGAGCACAAGGGTAGGCAGGAAATAAAAGTGTAAAAAGCCTCACAGTAAAGTGTGGGGTTGTTTgcgatttttttttctcttttcctttcactcgGCggggcagggaagaaggaaCTGCCTGGGATTGCAACCCAAATCCGGAAAGGCGTGAGAGGGGTGATGAAGAGAACAGTGCCAGCTGTGCGGGTgtgtgcccagggcactgccgGGCACATTTTGGGGGCATTTACACAACTCACACCTGCCCCGGGTActctcagccctccctgggcatgGGCTGTGCGCAGGGAGCCTCGGCTCCTGAGGGGAACCCGCCGGGCTCACCCCGgcgggggctggggggcagctgAGGGCGCACACtggccagagctggggaggagctgagggctcaCCCCGGCGGGGTCTGTCGCTGTCCCGGGGGCTGTCGCTGTCCCCGTCCCGGTCCCtggggcggccccggccccgccgcccctcgGTCCTGAGCGTGGCGCCGTTGCCATGGCAGCGCGGGAGAGGCCATTGAGCGCTGCCGTGTGGGGAGGACAAAGGGAGAGACGATTCCGTGTTGGGGGGCGCGGAGCTCggctgagggcagagcttcACTTTTGACACATTAGTAGAATaggctgggttggaagggacattaaagatcatccagtgccactccTGACGAGGcggggacaccttccacttgTTGCTGCCAGCCCcgcccagcctggccttggacgcTTCCATGGATGTGGCAGCCACAGGCGCTGTGGGTGCCCGGGCCTCGCcgccctcacagggaacaattccctcCTCATCTAAATCTGCTTTCCCTCAATTTAAAACTATTacccccttgtcctgtcatctAAACCTGCCTTCCATCAATTTAAAACTATTacctccttgtcctgtcactcccGGCCCTTCTAAGAAGTCCCTCACCCTCTTTTTAATGGGCCCTCTCCCGTCTGATGCCAACCTTCATTCCAGAGCTTCTCAAAACATCTCCCTGTTTGTCTTTGAATGCAGGCTTTTCTAGGGTTTCGCTTTAACCTGTTATTTATTCGCCACTCTGGAGAAAGCAAtctgctctcctgctcactTAGTGCTGTGCTTTAAATAGGTAAAATCTAAATCAACCTCACTGAGCACAAGGAGTCTTCAAATGGCTTTTTGTACAACTTATG is part of the Serinus canaria isolate serCan28SL12 chromosome 9, serCan2020, whole genome shotgun sequence genome and harbors:
- the ZBBX gene encoding zinc finger B-box domain-containing protein 1 encodes the protein MNVNDFVILPGSKAGTSARLKTKTVKELQLEKAQLETENKEMERRLLQLQSNMSREKEERRKLGAYHWKSGQAGPRTPQTRAVAQNDENRKKVSPQKVKIQVLKEIQEPVKKPVKPKRGNEAHEKLGVRGVAYRPPEIKGGLLEPASASSSASPGKQDKGLLLSGAFDEKASAKSFQEALLQWRRGESEPGGGLCASEVPSAAVGNCEVQTNVSALKEPIHVEFQEDGLSYMEKLLLKKYRRTPVDQFFASCLKDSRPVQALSVQQAGAEGGGQGDDDGDDDIEELTDEEVKKYWASIYRAEESNTVPEDAESSLKIEFLDDSQSKDLEESSNSSVEETGDVGMNKQGKTDPVEGGRNPDSPEELSQEKLIVCSDLEINAVQEESTEPKAGGRPLSSCELPGEISDPTEGVSKDLIGADLRSSRALLETELQQSRREPQGLGRVCNSQSLVLPGTTKSSALQDVAKRQKCGSTSYQGLEGFFVVGANPKQEKLEAPSSLAAASSPRDRRIPFPGDEQWVSERSLSENADDSVVQGVLESQLNRAANAFQAQNPLSHLMAAWRPWPGPESHSSLACEDGTSSSRAVEVISGNADFQNTLELKDHDTFDIFGDWEESQMDAEEAILEDKQQVLALQ